TTCGCATCCAGATCAGATTATCCCCCAGTTAAAGGTATTTTTGATAAAAAAATCAATACTCTGGAACTGGAAGATACCATAGAATTAGGAAAATCCATGATAGGCACAGTTCTGGAAAACAAGTGCCAGCCAACCTCCGGTGGGGTCTCTGCAGATTGTTCTAAAACTTTGATCATCAACTCGGAAGGTGTAAGTTGTGAAGATATGTCCACTTACTTCTCGGGATTCATAGCAGTTAATATCGCAGATGGTGCAGGTGTCTCCACTGCCAGTGAATCAGATTCATCCCGAAAACTGAACATAGATCCAGAGAAAGTTGCCCATAAAGCCTGCGAGGTTGCTTTAAATTCAAGGGGTGGTAAAACCATAGAAACCGGTGACACGAAGGTTTTGATGGATCATCATGCTGCAGCAGGTCTGCTCTCCACATTGTCCCAGGCAATCAATGGTGACAACGTCCAGAGGGGTAGGTCAATCTACGCGGATAAAATAGATACAGAGGTTTCATCACCCTCCCTGAGTATCTATGATGATGGAACCATCAGGGGAGGTCTTTACTCTTCTCATGGTGATGGTGAAGGAACACCCAGCCAGAAAACAACCATAATTGAGAACGGAATTCTCAAAAACTTTTTATACGACATACAAACAGCTAACAAGGGAAATGTCGCAAGTACTGGTAATGGGATGCGCGCTTCATTCAATGACATGCCTGCTGTAAATTTAACAAACCTAATTCTAGATTTTAAAGATTTTGAGGAACTTTCAGAAATCAAAGAGGGTCTTTTAGTCACAGATGTTCTGGGGGCGCACACTGCCAACCCTATATCTGGAGATTTCTCAGTAGAGGCCATGAATGCCTTTAAAATTGAGAATGGGGAAATAATTTATCCGGTTAAGAATGCAATGCTCTCTGGAAATATATTCTCCATACTGAAAGATTCAAAGGCAGCTTCCGAAAAAACCCGCCAATTAGGACCTTTCATCGTACCTCCTATAACTGTGTCCAGTTTACGTGTTGTGGGGCAATAAATGATATATTGATTTCTTAAAAAACATGTTATTCTAAGAGTAGGTCAAAGGGATTCTTATGGAAAAAAAGGAAGAAAATAAACCTGTTTCAGCTGAAGAAATATTCAATGATATTAAAGGGGATTATCCTGATGTGGAGAGGGTGGTTATGGAAGATGAGGAGACAACAGTTTTCTGCATCTATGCCTCTGATGATGTTCTCTGGAAAATATTTGAGGACTGGATGGAACTGGTAACCAGCATCGAGTTTAACGCTGGAACTAATGAAGAACATTACTTGAAGGTAATACCTTAATTTGAAGGTATACCTTATCCCTCTCTGATCGAATTACATATTTAAGGTCCAGTTATCAAATGGTTTTTAGAAATTCAAGCATGGCATTTATGGTTTGATTTTGCTGCTGGTCTCTGGTGATGGTGCTGTTGTTATCCCCTGATTGAATACCATAATCACCAAAGTTGAAGTGATTACCTCCCTGGATAGTGATGAAGGTGGTGTTTTCCGGGAATTTTTTGAGATTACCCGAGATATCCTCGGCCAGGGTAAGCCTATCCAGAGAGCCTCTAATTGACAGTGCCTTAAAAGTGGCGTTTGAGGCGTTGGTTGAAGGATAACTGGCTAAATATATCACTCCTTTTATTTTATCCTGATGGTTCACAGCGTAATCCGATGCAAAAACACCACCCAGGGAATGACCACCAATCACCCATGAATTTATCTCCGGATGATTTTCTATAACATCATCCGCCCGGTTAACACCGAAAAATGCCAGGTTAAATGGCATTCTCACAATTATGGTGGTGTAACCATTTTCAGCCAGTTTAGATGCTATTACTGAGTAGGATTCTGCCTGAACTTTAGCCCCGGGATAGATTATTATTCCAGTGGCACTTTCGTTGTTGGTGGGAGTGAAGGTAATGGAGTCATCTTTATTCAAAACAGTATAAGAGTCAGTTGAGTTTAGAGCAGTTAAGGCATTATTATCCGCATGATAATAGTCAGAAACATAATATGTGAATGCAGCCGCACCAATTAAGATTATGGCTAAAATGATTATCAAAATTAGTTTCTTTTTTGATTTTAGAATTATCATACAACCACGTCCTCATATTTCTCGCGGTATCAAACATTATTTTAAAAAGTGAAGTAAATATCTGGGTTTCAAATTAGATTAACCAGATATTTCCCAGATATTTCCTATTCTTTTGAATAATTTCATTTCCATTGATTTAGGGTGCGAATATGCCGATGAATGCCAGCCAGGCCAGGGCAGTTTTGGCAATCAAACTAAGGATTATGTACACCCGTTCACCATAAAGATAGTCTTTCCATTTACCCACACCCTTATACTGCAGGACCATGTT
Above is a genomic segment from Methanobacterium sp. containing:
- a CDS encoding TldD/PmbA family protein → MMNDLANQALDHALKGADQAEIYVEITESVDATIQNDQVDFAKESYSLGMGIRVICDNKMGFAYTTQTEKITETVARAISNAQANLVDENFAFASRSDYPPVKGIFDKKINTLELEDTIELGKSMIGTVLENKCQPTSGGVSADCSKTLIINSEGVSCEDMSTYFSGFIAVNIADGAGVSTASESDSSRKLNIDPEKVAHKACEVALNSRGGKTIETGDTKVLMDHHAAAGLLSTLSQAINGDNVQRGRSIYADKIDTEVSSPSLSIYDDGTIRGGLYSSHGDGEGTPSQKTTIIENGILKNFLYDIQTANKGNVASTGNGMRASFNDMPAVNLTNLILDFKDFEELSEIKEGLLVTDVLGAHTANPISGDFSVEAMNAFKIENGEIIYPVKNAMLSGNIFSILKDSKAASEKTRQLGPFIVPPITVSSLRVVGQ
- a CDS encoding alpha/beta hydrolase, encoding MIILKSKKKLILIIILAIILIGAAAFTYYVSDYYHADNNALTALNSTDSYTVLNKDDSITFTPTNNESATGIIIYPGAKVQAESYSVIASKLAENGYTTIIVRMPFNLAFFGVNRADDVIENHPEINSWVIGGHSLGGVFASDYAVNHQDKIKGVIYLASYPSTNASNATFKALSIRGSLDRLTLAEDISGNLKKFPENTTFITIQGGNHFNFGDYGIQSGDNNSTITRDQQQNQTINAMLEFLKTI